Proteins from a single region of Neodiprion virginianus isolate iyNeoVirg1 chromosome 4, iyNeoVirg1.1, whole genome shotgun sequence:
- the LOC124303529 gene encoding 28S ribosomal protein S22, mitochondrial — translation MACTGIRVARVLKNNTFFSNLSGLLLNPSRNTAVLIKYRVFSSRPSEIENDRDPAPLFFNKEVQDLLKTLTKVDLKRVYRHRKDGEKLEPPVYKFMTDDELEAALNEAKAKADLRLQMPPVVKKINDTPNILSNDHALQKHDTAKFVFTDITYGISNVDRFIVVRDPDGILRSADARERHRMNQIYFPLEGREVDAPKLFQEEYLMDLLERAEYEFILDLACVQFEPNDPEYHRVTETVYSYVNNMKHFNDLRSTRHFGPLAFHLAWKGNIDNLILENIQTSRLDDAVLLIQLYHKIHPTAKSAETKFEGDELKFIQSFVDNDSNNRNTLDLAIKSYVNLENAKLEVNEGIKRAHGSD, via the exons ATGGCGTGCACCGGTATACGGGTAGCAAGAGTGCTTAAAAACAACACGTTCTTCTCTAATTTGAGTGGATTATTACTAAATCCATCACGTAATACCGCCGTGCTAATCAAGTACCGAGTCTTCAGCTCAAGACCTTCCGAAATCG AAAATGATCGAGACCCGGCACCGTTGTTTTTCAACAAGGAGGTACAGGATTTGCTTAAAACATTGACCAAAGTGGACCTGAAAAGAGTTTATCGTCACCGAAAAGATGGTGAAAAGCTGGAGCCTCCAGTCTATAAGTTTATGACTGATGATGAATTGGAAGCAGCATTAAATGAGGCAAAAGCAAAAGCAGATCTGCGTCTTCAAATGCCACCAGTTGTGAAGAAGATTAACGATACTCCAAACATATTATCGAATGATCATGCTCTCCAAAAACACGATACAGCAAAATTCGTTTTCACAGACATAACTTATGGCATTTCCAATGTGGACAGATTTATTGTAGTCAGAGATCCAGATGGGATTTTGAGAAGTGCAGATGCTAGAGAGAGGCACAGAATGAATCAAATCTATTTTCCCCTAGAAGGACGGGAAGTTGATGCGCCTAAATTATTTCAAGAAGAGTATTTAATG GATTTACTTGAGCGCGCGGAATATGAGTTCATTTTGGATCTTGCCTGTGTACAGTTTGAGCCTAATGACCCAGAGTATCATAGGGTAACCGAGACGGTTTATTCTTACGTAAATAACATGAAGCACTTCAATGATTTGAGGTCAACCAGACACTTTGGTCCCCTTGCGTTCCATTTGGCTTGGAAAGGAAATATCGATAATTTGATTCTGGAGAACATTCAGACTTCGAGATTGGACGATGCTGTCTTACTAATACAGTTATATCATAAAATTCATCCTACGGCTAAATCAGCAGAGACCAAATTTGAAGGCGATGAATTGAAGTTCATTCAAAGTTTTGTTGATAATGACTCAAATAATAGAAATACATTAGACCTAGCGATAAAATCATACGTTAATCTAGAAAATGCCAAGCTTGAAGTCAACGAAGGCATTAAGAGAGCCCATGGTAGCGATTGA
- the LOC124303528 gene encoding solute carrier family 35 member E2A-like, which translates to MENHLVPINSVQYPQENDGGTTGGPALNKIYIEKKKRGDEVILASDSKGGLFNPRAILFLTLWYVFSGCTLFLNKYILSYMEGDPTILGACQMLMTATCGFIQMYFPCGMYRASPRLTRPPGFYKHMILVGCTRFTTVILGLVALNYVAVSFTETIKSSAPLFTVFISRYLLGEYTGLYVNLSLIPVMGGLALCSANELSFDLRGFVAAMATNLTECLQNVYSKMLISGDNFKYTPAELQFYTSLASVVVQIPVSIMLVDLPALQHALSARLLSAFLLNGIFFHFQSITAYVLMDYISPVTHSVANTAKRAFLIWLSVLLFNNPVTGLSALGTSLVIAGVLLYNRAQQYDKMKLALVRRSSKVSFQ; encoded by the exons ATGGAAAATCATTTGGTACCAATAAACAGTGTACAATATCCTCAAGAAAATGATGGGGGTACAACAGGCGGTCCTGCGctgaacaaaatttacatcgaaaaaaagaaacgtggGGATGAAGTTATTCTGGCCAGCGATTCAAAGGGAGGATTATTCAATCCTAGAGCTATATTGTTCTTGACCCTATGGTATGTCTTCAGCGGATGTAccttatttttgaataaatacatACTTTCGTACATGGAAGGTGACCCAACTATTTTAG GTGCCTGCCAGATGCTCATGACAGCGACGTGTGGATTTATACAGATGTACTTCCCCTGTGGAATGTATCGAGCAAGTCCTCGACTCACAAGGCCTCCGGGTTTTTATAAGCACATGATACTTGTAGGCTGTACTAGATTTACAACAGTTATACTTGGATTAGTGGCACTGAATTATGTGGCTGTTAGTTTTACCGAAACAATCAAGAGCAGTGCGCCACTTTTTACAGTCTTTATTAGTAGATATTTATTAG GAGAATACACAGGCTTGTACGTAAATTTATCACTCATCCCGGTGATGGGAGGATTAGCACTGTGCTCAGCAAACGAATTAAGTTTCGACTTGAGAGGTTTTGTTGCTGCTATGGCTACTAATTTAACGGAATGTTTACAAAACGTTTATTCAAAGATGCTAATTAGCGGTGATAACTTCAAATATAC CCCTGCAGAATTGCAATTTTACACTAGTCTGGCATCTGTGGTGGTTCAAATTCCTGTGTCAATAATGCTGGTAGATTTGCCAGCCCTCCAACACGCCTTGAGTGCCAGATTACTTTCGGCATTTCTACTCAATGGTATCTTCTTCCATTTCCAAAGTATAACAGCCTATGTCCTCATGGACTACATCAGTCCAGTTACGCATAG CGTTGCAAATACTGCAAAAAGAGCATTCCTCATATGGCTTTCAGTATTACTGTTCAACAATCCAGTTACCGGTTTATCAGCATTGGGAACATCCTTGGTCATCGCTGGAGTACTTTTGTACAATCGTGCACAGCAGTATGATAAAATGAAGTTAGCACTTGTGCGGCGTAGTTCAAAAGTTAGTTTTCAATGA